AACCCATTCTCCTTTATAAACCTGCGGAAACAAAGTAAAGCGTCAACCTTTAAAGCAAATATGAATGAACAAATCAAGAAGAGAGTGTAAAACATTGAGACATACAAAGACTCCTGAGATTCGAGGAGGTGGCTAAGAGCGTGGAGGACAGTAGGGTTGGGGTTATTAGCCCCGGCGGTGATATGTTCCATGAGCTTCTGCGCCTTCTCTATAAGCCCATCTTCTTTAGGGttatctcctcctcctccgccggtTGAATTCTCCGTCTCCGTCTCCGCCTCCACCGCGAGAGCTAATTGTTCGCTCTCGGCCGTGGGATTAGGGACCTCGGGTTCGTTCCCTTGGCCGTCCATATTTAACCTAGACGGTGAAACACCCAGATACGGCGATCAATCTAGACGTTGGAATAAAGAGAAAAAGTTTTAGTTGTGGGGAATAAGAAGAAACGCAGCAGCTGAGGAGGTGGCAGCTGAAGACAGACGACAAAGGTAAACCGACTGTGATACTAAAATATAACCCGACCCGTTTTCTCATCAGATAAACCCTAGCCCGTATTTCGATAAATGGGCCTATTTAAGGCCCATACCTACAATACTTCTGCATCACCCGGTTTAGATCTTGGTGTTGTTCAGTTTTTTTGGGTGGTTCCGGTTcgattattttaactttttgtcttttttcaacttgtttttttttcagttcagtttgttttaagttttttcagttaattttgaataatttttcaaaacaatatttgattcatttgaattacttaaataaaaattaagtaaataaatcaagttatttgatttaaaatatgataatttatatttggatAAAATAGTGATTAATTCAATTTCTtgaaaagagaaacataaggttttgatttattatttacatactaaatataagtaatattttattcaGGTACTATTTGGGTTgtgttttggtttgattttagtGTTTTTGGCCTTTTGggaatagaaaaatagaaaccatcgaaaaattgtaaatttaggTTCGGTTTCGATTTCTAAATTTGTCCGGTTCGATTTTTCGAATTTGGGGTAAAATCATTTGACTAAAATGGAGTTTAAGTTGAGTCGTCTCCGGCGACTGAGCATCACCCGGAAATGAACAGAGAAGAAGCTTCAGGCGAGTCTTGGTCTTCAAATCAGCTAGAGAATTGGACAGAGTAGGCATCGCGTTAGACTTGACTTCAATTCAATTCAGACACAATCAAATGCCTCAGAGATTTGTTTTGACTTCTTTTTCAGAGAACAAGATCAGCTGAAGAAGAAACTGATCGCGCACGATGACTTCCCATGGAAGTTACCTTCTTCACCAACGGAACTACCTCAAGGATCGGAGACCCTTAAGTACGTTGGAGGCGTGGACATAAGCTTCACCAAGGACGATTCCTCCGTGGCGTGCGCTTGTCTCGTCGTTCTCGAGCTGCCTTCTCTCCGTGTAGTTCACAATGAGCTCTCTCTATTACGCCTCCAAGTTCCGTATGTTCCTGGGTTTCTCGCCTTTCGTGAGGTTCTTGGCTGGAGATGCTCTGTTTTCGGATTGAAAGATTGGATTTTTCTTATGGGTTTCTCGCCTTTCGTGAGGTTCACGTTTCGTTTTCATTTGCGGATTGAaagattggattttttttttttttattgtgtttgCAGGCTCCGGTTCTGTTGCAGATTCTTGAGAAGATGAGGGATGATCAGCATCCTTTCTATCCTCAGGTTTTTGTGTGGTTTTGGGTTGCTCTTTAGTGTTTGCTTTGTTTGtgaaagtctctctctctctttgctcTTTTGTAAGGTACTGATGGTTGATGGGAATGGGATACTTCATCCACGAGGTATAAAAGTAACACAGAAAGTTTCTTTGTTTGTGATGCATCTCAAGCTCTGTAATTCATGTGGTCTAGGATTTGGCTTGGCGTGTCATTTAGGTGTTCTTGCTCACCTTCCTACAATTGGTGTCGGAAAGAACGTACCATCTTCTCAGAATCTCTACCTTTTTTCTGCTTGTGTATATCATATTCTGCTAATCAGCTTTTGCTTTGCCTATGTTTGCATTTGATATTTAATCTGGGATGTACGGTTTGTCAATGTCAGCTGCATCATGTGGATGGTTTGGATCATTCTGAGGTTAGGCGATCGTTTCTGCTCAAAGAAAACGAGGATGAGCAGGTTATCAAGTTGGTTGGGAACTCTGGTTTTACTTGGGGAGTAGTAAGTGACTTTGCTTTGAACATTTGTCAATAAGTTGTCTGTGTGTCTCTTAACAAATGGTTTTCAACAGGGATTTAGGCCAACTCTGAGTTCTGTGAAGCCCATATACGTTTCACTAGGCCATCGCATATCACTTGACTCTGCGGTTGAGGTTGTGAAGATGACCTGCAAGTACCGTGTGCCTGAACCTATTAGACAGGTACATTGCTTGCTGCACTTTGATATCCCAAATAGTTTTTCTTTAGATTATTGTGGAAAGTGGAATGTACAGCATCTACTATTTATAGGCAGATATGAGATCAAGAGCATATCTCCAAAAGCATCTACTTGGTCTTTTAAAAGATTTGGGTCACACGGAATGGGTAACTTCTTGATGATTCCTCCATTCTTATAAATCTTCTATTACACTGAAATCACTGCACAGTAGTTCACATGCCcactttcttctctttcttttgtcTAGAAGACTGAACATTAGTCACTAAAACAACCAAAGAAGGCTGTGAACACTTTTCCACATTAAAGATCATTCTGCAATGTCTTTGCAGAGGAGCCCTTCACCAAGTTTTTCCCTTTATTTATCTCAGTGACTCTAACCAAGATTGTTTCGAAGAGATGAGTCTTGTTGTATCATGTTTGAATCCAATTCATTGTATCTATTTTGCGTTAAGCTATTAGCTATGTAATAATTTCCATATAGCCATGTCTCATTTACTTAAAACTTGAATATGAGAATATGtctttaaaatatcatttttcagACCGTGTTAAAAGGATTGGTTTGGACCGATTTAATACTTGCTACCGAAATCATTAGGGACAGCAGAAAACAATTTCAATCCAGCCATGTCCTTCTCCTTCAAATGACCtatattatgtttgtttttttccaaaatatcCTTGGTAATAGTAACAGCTACTATGCTTAACGCTCTGTCTAGAGATTCAtgaaacggtattgtgaatctCGACTGGCATTGTAAGCCTTGATTTGTTGTTGGATCATTTTTGCTTCATCACGTTTGAACGTTGTCTCTTGTGTTATTCCCACCAGAGGAAGAAAAAGAATTGTGACTTAAGTTGTAAATTTTACTATCTTCTTGTTCCTCCACAAATATATACACAATCTGTACATACGTTAATGTGGATCATTTATGTGTTACTCTCTCTTTCATCTTTTCCAAGGAGTTCAAAGTATAATGAATGGAAGAATATGGTgacttttcatatttaatttaggATAACTTACGTGGAAGAAGTTGTAAAGATAGATCGATTTACATTTATCTCTTGCCCTAAAAACCATGGACATAACTTTCAGACTTTTACTTCTTCAAACACCAAACGTCACAGTAAGcctcaatatatataagagcaTCCTTATCCCTAATACTCACTTAGGggttctaattatttttttaatattattaagttgGAAAAGTGACTTTAAGAAATTTAAGATAGAGACCTTCAAATAAGTGTGTCCATTGCAAGTCTCtaattttagggtttttaaaaaaaaaaattatttatttatcttaaaatttattgataaaattattaaacataacattttaaacattgaatttcaaataaaacatagaaatgaagattaagaaaataaatgagAATAATAATTGAAAGAAGCTTCCGAGCTCAGTCAATGTCTTCATCAGGTCCGaatttacgccatatatgttcaaccaaatcagctttgagTTGGTGATGCATTGGTCCATCACGAATTCGAGTTCGAACAtccatcatattggcgatatttgtatGCATTTCATGGGAAATATCGAGATCGACTTGTGCACTTCCgttgtcttctccttgttggaactctgaaacatTAAATTGAGTGTTTCCATCTCGTTCgttttctactatcatattatgtattaagatacatgctctcataatcttcccaattttgactttatcccaaaacaTCGCCGGATTTTTGACAATGGCGAaccgagcttgcaagactccaaaagcacgttcgacatcttttcgggcaGCTTCTTGATGTTAAGCAAATAAAACAGCCTTCGGGTGTTGTGGCagtggaatagattggataaaagtggCCCAtctcggataaataccatcggtgagatagtaagccatatgatactctcttccattgacaaaGTAAGTGACTTGAGAAGCTTGaccttttattatgtcatcaaaaacaggtgagcgatcaagaacattgatatcatttaaggtacctggaggtccaaaaaaggcatgccatatccagagatcatacgaagcaaccgcttctaaaacgattgttggtttacccgaaccacgagaatattgccctttccaagcggtgggacaattcttccactcccaatgcatacaatcgatgcttcctatcatcccgggaaatccacgatgTTCTCCAACGTAAAGGAGTCGCTGAAGATCAGTCGGGGTTGGTCTTCTTAAGTATTCATCGCCGAACAAATATATTATCCCTTCCACAAAATTTTCCACACATAACCGAGTTGTTGTTTCACCgagccggaggtattcgtcgaccgcatcTGCCGCAGAACCAtatgccaagacacgaatggctGCAGTACACTTCTGAAGGGGAGAGAGACTTTTTCTTCCGAGAGCATCTTTCTTTTCCCGAAAATATTGAACTTCgttggagagtcgatcaacaatgtacatgaacaatggcttgttcattctaaaacgtCGTCGGAAGATATTATCTGGATAAgttggagtttcactgaaataatcattccataaacgaaTATGCCCTTCTTCACGATgtctttcgatataagctcgtttttttctcttctttttttgttcttcttgaTCAACATGAATGGAAATATTCTCAAAGGCTTGCTCAAAGAGATCATCAAATGCATCATCAACTGCAGCATCAAAAGAATCAAAAGGATcttgagaagaagaagccatagaGAGAAACttgtgatctttttttttttcaacgtgAACTTCTGatcaaagagagaaaagagaaactTGTGATTAAAGAGACTTGAGAGTTTGTGTTTGGTACAATTATGAAGTGCAATATATAGACAGAAGCTTTTGTGTTTGGtacaatatatagagaagaTATGAAACTTGAGTAATAGAAAGTGCAATATATAGACAGAAGCTTTTGTGTTTGGTACAATTATGAAACAAGAGTGATGCCAAGTCCGTGACACTACAACAGGAGTAGTACAATGGACACTACACAACAAGAGTACTAGACTAGATACAAAGCCCGTGACAATACAAGACACAAGAGTACAAGACGCAACAAGATGACAAAGTCCGTGACATTACAACACTTCACACAACAAGTCCGTGATCCTTCTCACCTCCAATGCTCCTGTACGTAACAAGGACAAGAAACAAAGATCAAATCAGTATAAAGATCACGAGACAGAGATCAAATCAGTATAAAGAACAAGAACCACAAACAAGGTTTCAAAGTAAACAAGAACACAAACAAGGTTTCAAATTAAACAAGAACCCAAGAGTTACAAATTTAACTAATTAGAACATGAAAGATTAAACAGAACATGAAACTTAAACTAATTAGAACATGAAAGTTAAACAGAGCATGACCGAGAGTTACATCACTTCTATTTATTACCATCATCACAACCATAATGTTACAGTTAACTACATCTTTAATTCCTCACAGAAGCTAACCACATCAGTTCTAATTCATGGAAGAGTAAAACTAACCTGTATTGATGAAGCTTCCTGGCCTCTATTTCCACAGAACACATCAAAGCCGACTTCATCCATTCATCTCACCGCACAaagacataaacaaaaaaatattaatcaacacAATCTTAATCATAACCTTGCAACAATCAAAACAagattgaaacaaaatattttacagTCAAAGCCGACAGAATCAATGGACAAAAACATTATCAAAATTGATTAACTTGACAGAATCAAAGGACATAAACATTATCAAAATTGATTAACTTGACAGAATCAAATGACAGAAACGTTATCAAATTGATTAacttgaaacaaaatatttttcagcTAAACCCGACAGAATCCAAGCACAATATGAGACATGCATCATTGAAGAACATGAAACAGAAGCGTTACCTTAGCGAATCGGACCCAGTGCCATCAAAGAGAGCTCCGTCGCCGTTGAGGAGAGCCACCGACACAGAGCCCCGTCGACGACAGCCACCGCCACAAAGAATCGAacctacaaataaaaaaaaacacatgcaATCAGAACAAGAATAAGTCAAATCTAACACATGCATGCTTGAAGAACACAAGAAACGATTTACCTTCCGATTTACAGAGAGAGACAGCGGTCCTTCACCGTCGACGAGACCCACGGGAGATAATCACCGATTTACTTCCTCGACAACGACCCACGGAGAGAGACGATTCCGAGACGTCGACGAAGAGAGAGACTTTCGTCGTTTCGTCTACGACCCACGAAGAGATAGACTTTCGTCGTTTCGTCTACGACCCACGGAGAGAGACGATTCCGAGACGTCGACGAGCCATGGAGAGAAGGATTATCGCCCTTTGGTCGAGGAACCGCTGAGACACAGAAAATCGCCTTTTCGCAGACGAAAGATAGAGAGGTtttgagagaaagaaagaaacagaacCAAAGCGAACCGAAGACGcgctctcctctctcctcttaTTTTGCCTACACGTGTCCCCCAACACCGTCTCTTCCGTCGCAACAATAGGAGACGTCTCAAacctttattatttcttttgattttttttaatgcataattcgCATTAGATCCTCTCTAAATACGACCGATAAGGATGCTCTAAGTGTCTATCACCTAACAATATCTCACCAACCCAAAAGTTGTTTTCTCTGTTTCATTCTATTTCCTACTTTCTCtgcattttttatttctaaagcgAAATGGGAGGCAGTATGATGTCCGAAGTGTATGAAAACAGTATCGATGCCGGGATGTCTTCTCTTGCAATTACCAACACAAGTCCCCACCACAATGCACCGATTATATCTTCCTACAATGACCACATCAGGCCGTTGCTTGACACTCCTCTTGATCTGACAATGGTTGATCTCCCTGGGATAACGCGGAACCCTGTCAAAGATCAACCTGCTGACATATACCAACAAGTATCCGCGATGATAAAGAAACACATCGAGCCACAGGAATCAATCATTCTCAACGTTCTGGCAGCTACATGCGACTTCTCAACCTGTGAGTCCATACGCATGTCTAAGCAAGTTGACAAGAAAGGGAAAAGGACTCTTGCCGTTGTAACAAAAGCCG
The window above is part of the Brassica napus cultivar Da-Ae chromosome C3, Da-Ae, whole genome shotgun sequence genome. Proteins encoded here:
- the LOC106390038 gene encoding endonuclease V isoform X1, translating into MNREEASGESWSSNQLENWTEEQDQLKKKLIAHDDFPWKLPSSPTELPQGSETLKYVGGVDISFTKDDSSVACACLVVLELPSLRVVHNELSLLRLQVPYVPGFLAFREAPVLLQILEKMRDDQHPFYPQVLMVDGNGILHPRGFGLACHLGVLAHLPTIGVGKNVPSSQNLYLFSACLHHVDGLDHSEVRRSFLLKENEDEQVIKLVGNSGFTWGVGFRPTLSSVKPIYVSLGHRISLDSAVEVVKMTCKYRVPEPIRQADMRSRAYLQKHLLGLLKDLGHTEWKTEH
- the LOC106390038 gene encoding endonuclease V isoform X4: MNREEASGESWSSNQLENWTEEQDQLKKKLIAHDDFPWKLPSSPTELPQGSETLKYVGGVDISFTKDDSSVACACLVVLELPSLRVVHNELSLLRLQVPYVPGFLAFREAPVLLQILEKMRDDQHPFYPQVLMVDGNGILHPRGFGLACHLGVLAHLPTIGVGKNLHHVDGLDHSEVRRSFLLKENEDEQVIKLVGNSGFTWGVGFRPTLSSVKPIYVSLGHRISLDSAVEVVKMTCKYRVPEPIRQADMRSRAYLQKHLLGLLKDLGHTEWTEH
- the LOC106384803 gene encoding putative dynamin-related protein 4A, whose amino-acid sequence is MGGSMMSEVYENSIDAGMSSLAITNTSPHHNAPIISSYNDHIRPLLDTPLDLTMVDLPGITRNPVKDQPADIYQQVSAMIKKHIEPQESIILNVLAATCDFSTCESIRMSKQVDKKGKRTLAVVTKADMQPQGLLEKVTADDVNIGRGYVCVRNRVGDETYQEAREKEEEIFKNHPLLSEIDKDGS
- the LOC106390038 gene encoding endonuclease V isoform X2, with amino-acid sequence MNREEASGESWSSNQLENWTEEQDQLKKKLIAHDDFPWKLPSSPTELPQGSETLKYVGGVDISFTKDDSSVACACLVVLELPSLRVVHNELSLLRLQVPYVPGFLAFREAPVLLQILEKMRDDQHPFYPQVLMVDGNGILHPRGFGLACHLGVLAHLPTIGVGKNVPSSQNLYLFSACLHHVDGLDHSEVRRSFLLKENEDEQVIKLVGNSGFTWGVGFRPTLSSVKPIYVSLGHRISLDSAVEVVKMTCKYRVPEPIRQADMRSRAYLQKHLLGLLKDLGHTEWTEH
- the LOC125583478 gene encoding uncharacterized protein LOC125583478, whose protein sequence is MASSSQDPFDSFDAAVDDAFDDLFEQAFENISIHVDQEEQKKKRKKRAYIERHREEGHIRLWNDYFSETPTYPDNIFRRRFRMNKPLFMYIVDRLSNEVQYFREKKDALGRKSLSPLQKCTAAIRVLAYGSAADAVDEYLRLGETTTRLCVENFVEGIIYLFGDEYLRRPTPTDLQRLLYVGEHRGFPGMIGSIDCMHWEWKNCPTAWKGQYSRGSGKPTIVLEAVASYDLWIWHAFFGPPGTLNDINVLDRSPVFDDIIKGQASQVTYFVNGREYHMAYYLTDGIYPRWATFIQSIPLPQHPKAVLFA
- the LOC106390038 gene encoding endonuclease V isoform X3; the encoded protein is MNREEASGESWSSNQLENWTEEQDQLKKKLIAHDDFPWKLPSSPTELPQGSETLKYVGGVDISFTKDDSSVACACLVVLELPSLRVVHNELSLLRLQVPYVPGFLAFREAPVLLQILEKMRDDQHPFYPQVLMVDGNGILHPRGFGLACHLGVLAHLPTIGVGKNLHHVDGLDHSEVRRSFLLKENEDEQVIKLVGNSGFTWGVGFRPTLSSVKPIYVSLGHRISLDSAVEVVKMTCKYRVPEPIRQADMRSRAYLQKHLLGLLKDLGHTEWKTEH